In Lagopus muta isolate bLagMut1 chromosome 14, bLagMut1 primary, whole genome shotgun sequence, the DNA window CTGGCAGGAGCCCTTTAAGCATTGGCTACAACCACTTCTCCCACTGCCCACAGATGCTTGGGCTCCTGCCAGCGATAGCGGCcgtccctccctccctgcttcccgccctccctcctccctggGGCTGGGACGAGTGAGCGGGGTTGCTGCAGAGCCACGGTGCAGCCGCCGCGGGGACGGCACGAAGGCAGCAGCAAGGGAGACAGTGGGTTGGCCCCACTGATAGCGGGTCAGCTCAGGAGGAGCCACAGCGATCGGGTGATGGAAGGGTCGAGCAGCAAGAAGTGACGGTGAGCAGGGCGTGCACGGGGGGCAGCCCCATGGGGGTTCGGTCATCAGAGGGATCGGTGCAGCATGGAGGCTGCCATCACCCCACCCAATGCCTCCAGTAACAGCAGCCAGGCCGGCAGCCCCCCACACTCGCCGGCAGCCACCGGGCTCATCCTGCTGGCCGTGCTGGCCGTGCTGCTGGCCACGCTGGTGGGCAATGCGCTGGTAGTGGCAGCCGTCTCCACCAGCCGGGCCCTGCGTGCCCCGCAGAACCTCTTCCTGGTGTCCCTGGCTTCAGCGGACATCCTGGTGGCCGTCCTCATCCTACCCTTCTCGTTAGCCAAAGAGGTGATGGGCTACTGGTACTTCGGCAGCTTGTGGTGCAGCCTCTACCTGGCgctggatgtgctgctgtgcacagcctcCATCGGGCACCTCTGTGCCATCAGCCTGGACCGCTACTGGGCCGTCACGCGGGCGGCACGGCTCAACCTGCGGCGCAGCCCTGGCCGCGTGAAAGGGATGATCGGGGCGGTGTGGGCCGCGGCCGCCCTGGTGGCCTTGCCACCCCTCTTCAAGGCCCGGCCGCGGGCACGGCAGTGCGAGCTGATCGACGAGACGTGGTACGTGCTGGCCTCCTGCGTCGCCTCCTTCTTCGCCCCGTGCCTCGTCATGGTCACCGTCTACTGCCGCATCTACCGCCTCACCATGCGTCGGAGTGCCGCCGTGCTCGCCGCCCGCCGCGGCTCGGCCCCGTGCCCTGGGGATGCCAACAGGAGGGCATCATGGGCTGCAGCACCGACCCGGCGGCACCGGAGCCAGCACCAGAGCGTGTCGCTGTGCCGGCGGCGCTTACTGCGGGTGCGGGAGCGGCGCTTCACCATCGTGCTGGCCGTGGTGATGGGGgcctttgtgctctgctggTTCCCCTTCTTTTTCACCTACAGCCTGGAGGCTGTGTGCGGGGAGGGGTGCCGCGTCTCCAAGCCCCTCTTCAGCTTCTTCTTCTGGATCGGGTACTGCAACAGCAGCCTCAACCCCATCATCTACACTGTCTTCAACAGGGATTTCCGTGCTGCGTTCCGCAGACTCCTGGCTGCCCTGGTCCGGCACGGCTCTTAGGGACCCCCGGGGCGGCCACCCCACTGCGCTGTGACAGAGATGGGGGatggagggctgtgctgctggggtcTGAACTCAAGGTACTTCCAGAAACGCAGGGTTTTGCAGGGCGGTGaataaaaaaaggcagaactgcACGCCCAGGGCTGGTGTCTGCATCCCAGGagcactcagctctgctcctctcccaggTCACCCCATCTATCCCCACTGTCTCTTGCAGCCATGGGTGATTTCTCAGTGGTGGCACCTTCACTGAGTACCAGCAACCTGTG includes these proteins:
- the LOC125700259 gene encoding alpha-2Da adrenergic receptor-like is translated as MEAAITPPNASSNSSQAGSPPHSPAATGLILLAVLAVLLATLVGNALVVAAVSTSRALRAPQNLFLVSLASADILVAVLILPFSLAKEVMGYWYFGSLWCSLYLALDVLLCTASIGHLCAISLDRYWAVTRAARLNLRRSPGRVKGMIGAVWAAAALVALPPLFKARPRARQCELIDETWYVLASCVASFFAPCLVMVTVYCRIYRLTMRRSAAVLAARRGSAPCPGDANRRASWAAAPTRRHRSQHQSVSLCRRRLLRVRERRFTIVLAVVMGAFVLCWFPFFFTYSLEAVCGEGCRVSKPLFSFFFWIGYCNSSLNPIIYTVFNRDFRAAFRRLLAALVRHGS